The DNA region CCCGCTTCTAATTTTTCTAAAGTTTCCCTACGCTCTTTTGTGGTTCTGAACCTGTTTAGGTAATCAACGTTTACAGGCATTTCTTTTAACCTTTCACTAAAGGTACGGTGATGCTGAAAGGCTAGAATTGTAGTAGGAACCAATACCGCTACTTGTTTGCCATTATCCACGGCTTTAAACGCGGCACGAATGGCAACTTCAGTTTTGCCGAAACCTACATCACCACAGATAAGGCGATCCATAGGTCGTTCGCTTTCCATATCTTTTTTAAAATCTTCCGTGGCCTTACTTTGGTCTGGGGTATCTTCATAAATGAAGGAAGCTTCCAACTCGGTTTGTAAGTAACTGTCAGGGTCATACTGAAACCCTTTTTCAAGTCGGCGTTTGGCGTAGATTTTAATTAGGTCAAAAGCAATTTTCTTAACCCGTGTTTTTGTTTTCTGTTTAAGTTTTTTCCAGGCAGCGGAACCGAGTTTAAATATTTTTGGTACCGCACCATCTTTCCCGTTAAACTTGGATATTTTATGAAGCGAATGAATGCTGACATAGAGAATGTCTCGCTCGCCGTACATTAATTTAATGGCTTCTTGCTTTTTGCCTTCTACATCAATCTTTTGTAATCCGCCAAATTTACCGATACCATGGTCAATATGGGTAACGTAATCGCCAATTTCCAGTTTGTTGAGCTCTTTAAGCGTAATCGCCTGTTTTTTGGCGTAGCCGTTTTTAAGGTTGAATTTATGGTAACGCTCAAAAACTTGATGGTCCGTATAACAGACCAGCTTTTGGTCGTCATCAATAAAACCTTGGTAAATAGGGGTAACGATAGTTTGATAGTCTACATCCTCATTTACCTCTTCAAAAATGGCATGAAAGCGCTTAGCCTGTTGCTCGCTCGCACAGAAAATATAATTAGTATACCCTCGGGCTTTGTAAGCGTTTAGGTTTTCGATTAAAAGGTCGAACTTTTTATTGAACGAAGGTTGTGGGTGGGTGTTAAACTGAATGGTAATTGCGCCGTTCATGAATTCTGAAGTTGTAGACGCTTCGGTAGTCATTAGGGCGAAAGTTTTCAATTGTTTTCCGAAACTGTCCGAATTCATAAAAAGAGCTTCGGGTTCTACATGCTTAATGTCCTTTGATAACTTAGAAAATGTCTCAACGGCTTTTCCGAAGAAATCGTCCAAACGGTCAAAGACGTAATCTGTGTTTTTAGCAAAAATTATAGTGTCTGCGGAGACATACTCTAAAAAATTCTGCCTTTTTTCCTCTAAAAATTTATTCGCTACGTTGGGTATAACGTTTATTTTATTGACCTTGTTGGTAGATAGCTGCGTGTCTACATCAAAAGTTCGGATGCTGTCCACTTCATCACCAAAAAACTCAATTCGGTAAGGTTCGTCATTAGAGAAAGAAAACACATCTACGATACCGCCACGTACTGAAAATTCACCAGGTTCGGTCACAAAATCGACCCTTTTAAATTTGTATTCAAAAAGCACCTCGTTCAAAAAATCGAGGGAAATGGTATCGTTCAATTTTACTTTAAGCGTGTTTTTCTCCAACTCCCTACGGGTAACCACTTTTTCAAAAAGAGCATCCGGATAGGTAACGATAATCGCTGGTTTCTTGCGAGAATTAATACGGTTCAGCACTTCCGCACGCAATAGTACATTGGCGTTGTCCGTCTCTTCTATTTGATAAGGTCTTCGGTAACTGCCTGGGTAAAAAAGCACATCTTTCTCGCCTACAATTTGCTCAAGGTCGTTCAGGTAATAGGCGGCTTCCTCTTTGTCGTTGAAGACTAAAAGAAAAGGCCTGTCCGCTTTCTGAAAAACGTCTGAAAACACAAAGGATAATGAAGACCCTGTGAGCCCCTTTAAAACAATGGTATTTTCTGAATTTGATTTTTTTTCTGAGTTTGCCGGAAATTTTTGGGCAATAGTATCCTGCAGTTTTCGTGTTTGCGAAGACTGAGAAAACAGTTGTTGAATAGAAGATTGCGTCAACCGTTATATTTTTTAAGAACTCGAATGAAATGCTACCGCTATGCACCCGAGACGATATTACCTTGGCCTAAAAATGAAATCGGCCTTTAGATTTTGAGGTTACAAAGATAATGAACTCATTTAATGTTTTTGCTCTCTTTTGTGCGATATCGAATAATAATTAAGCTAATATGATTGGAGGAATTCGTCTAGCGTTAACAATTGATTGTGTAGCATTCATTTAATCCGCCTAAAAAATGCAAATTGACTACCTGAGAATTAGGCCCATACTTTACTTTTTGGGTCGAAACAATAGCTAAAGAAAGATGGAAGAACAAAAATATGATGTATTTGTAATAGGAAGTGGAATTGCAGGTCAGACCGTAGCGGAAACTTGTGTAAAAGAGGGACTCAAGGTGGCAATTGCCGATAAGCGGGAATATGGAG from Zobellia alginiliquefaciens includes:
- the mfd gene encoding transcription-repair coupling factor; protein product: MTQSSIQQLFSQSSQTRKLQDTIAQKFPANSEKKSNSENTIVLKGLTGSSLSFVFSDVFQKADRPFLLVFNDKEEAAYYLNDLEQIVGEKDVLFYPGSYRRPYQIEETDNANVLLRAEVLNRINSRKKPAIIVTYPDALFEKVVTRRELEKNTLKVKLNDTISLDFLNEVLFEYKFKRVDFVTEPGEFSVRGGIVDVFSFSNDEPYRIEFFGDEVDSIRTFDVDTQLSTNKVNKINVIPNVANKFLEEKRQNFLEYVSADTIIFAKNTDYVFDRLDDFFGKAVETFSKLSKDIKHVEPEALFMNSDSFGKQLKTFALMTTEASTTSEFMNGAITIQFNTHPQPSFNKKFDLLIENLNAYKARGYTNYIFCASEQQAKRFHAIFEEVNEDVDYQTIVTPIYQGFIDDDQKLVCYTDHQVFERYHKFNLKNGYAKKQAITLKELNKLEIGDYVTHIDHGIGKFGGLQKIDVEGKKQEAIKLMYGERDILYVSIHSLHKISKFNGKDGAVPKIFKLGSAAWKKLKQKTKTRVKKIAFDLIKIYAKRRLEKGFQYDPDSYLQTELEASFIYEDTPDQSKATEDFKKDMESERPMDRLICGDVGFGKTEVAIRAAFKAVDNGKQVAVLVPTTILAFQHHRTFSERLKEMPVNVDYLNRFRTTKERRETLEKLEAGKVDIIIGTHQLVNKNVKFKDLGLLIVDEEQKFGVSVKDKLKSIKENVDVLTLTATPIPRTLQFSLMAARDLSVIKTPPPNRYPIESRVIRFGEETIRDAISYEIQRGGQVFFIHNRIENIKEVAGMIQRLVPDAKVGIGHGQMDGKKLETLMLSFMNGEFDVLVSTTIIESGLDVTNANTIFINNANNFGLSDLHQMRGRVGRSNKKAFCYFITPPYESMTTEARKRIEALAQFTELGSGFNIAMKDLEIRGAGDLLGGEQSGFINEIGFETYQKILGEAIDELKENEFKDLYEEVEGHKEKVFVKETQLDSDFQLLFPDDYINNITERLTLYTDLNDISDEESLQKYESQLIDRFGELPAEADDLLNSVRIKWIANSIGIEKVVMKKGKLIGYFISDQQSTFYQSAIFTRVLQFVQSHPQHCKIKEKQTRNGLRLLLVFERITSVEKALKAMAPFSEIVEPVS